The following is a genomic window from Phaseolus vulgaris cultivar G19833 chromosome 6, P. vulgaris v2.0, whole genome shotgun sequence.
atttataaatataacgCATTTAAAAGTTTGAAAGTATTCAAAAGAAACATCATTCCACTTCCATAAGAAGTCGACAATCTTTGAAAGACACAGAAAATTGACATTATAAGTGCACACTCAACTCAATTAAACAACTCATACAAATAATTTGCAATGAATTTATTCAAGTTTTTGAGTATTACATGTATATAAATTTCATCTAAATGTTAGATATCAATAccaacatgtttttttttatatataaaaattttcatattaggtatcactatgcaacttacATCTTAAATAGGctgacacttcaagtaacaacaatcatctgtcatcacatgaaaaaaaagtattattagaaaagaaaatacaaaaaaaaatatgggagaGTAGACCAAAAtctatatattaacaaaaaagatACGTAGACTATACCTACtcataaaaaattctaagaacagactaaaTAGAAgactattataccaatgaaatgattatctatgaataaatcctaaattagtcaatttatcatcacatgcattcccttcatgaaaaatatgagtaaccctaaacctaattttctcgattacgaagcatccacgaaACATTAGTTCTAACAATAAATGCAGCATAAACaatcacattcaagtcatacattagtaagcctcatcttttgagttttttccataacatatataactccataaaactcagcaaccataacagtctgaacttcaagaaatgcagagaaatcaccaataaactcccccatactcccacAAAAAATATCTCctcaagtagcaagaccaggatattcCCTATCAaccccatcaatgttaattttaacccaacctggTGAAGGGAATTGCCATCTaagaggaagaagacgaagaactttactagtacgagtattaataccaaaatatttaattacgttgaaatccaacatatcattcttcattgaatctttagacgaattttcctctagacaagttaaatctttaattatcgaaatagccctagaaacatcaatcttatcctgaaatctagcataattcctcatacgccatatcatccaaatagaaaaagttatcacaacaagattaatcaatttaaccaaatgactaccatcactcttaacaaaagaaagaaggtcatccttattagagaaatgagaagtaagaaaaatctgtcgaacccaactccaaatatacaaagcattagaacattcaaaaaataaatgttgaataaatTCCTCGTATTTTTCACAAAGcttacacatagaacatatatgcaaacatTTATTATGAATATGCTAATATGTAGGAAGCCGCCCATAAAAAACTTTCCAGAGTattagagttttggaaggcggaacaTATGAAGagcaaatgaatttaccccaaccacaggaAACTCCTAGTTCCAAGAAAAAGATCCTAACTGatttaagagtaaaacaattAGACTCATATAAAATCCAACACGTTTAGAAATACTTCAACTTCCAAAACAAGATTCAACACATCAATCTCTAGTATACTTTTTGTTGTTGTAACGTTGGTTTTTTGCAtacaaatttaaagaaatatttgatATCAATGAAttataaataaactttttaaataCTACATCACCTCTTATGTAAAATCTTAATGCTTTGGATTGAAGATGAAGACATAATCTCTTATATGGACTGATGCATGATTCATTGGTTTCGAATCTCTCTCTAAAGTTTTTTAATGAAAGAATCAATAGTGATGTTAGAACTAAGTTCATCTTGGTAACTGACTTAAAAAATTTGTGTGAAtgaactaaattttaaatttcttgtATCAAAAGTCTCTCTAACCAGAGTTCCAAGTAAGCATGTCCCATTTTGATAAAtgatcaaagaaaaaaaatactaatagtGAGATACTAGTGGTTAAAATTGCTTCAACTCAAGAAATAGTGTACAAATATGAAATAATtactttaaagaaaaaaaaatactaataatgaGATACTAGTGGTTAAAATTGCTTCAACTCAAGATATAGTGTACAAATATGAAATAATTACTTTAAGGAAAGTGACAAATAAATTCATTCCTTAAGAGTTTTGAGTTTACTTTAAGTTTTGAGTTAagcattattaaaaataatcttaaaggTATTATAAATCAACAATCCATAATGTTTCTTGTACATATGatttttataatatgaaaacTGTTCACACGTATGATATTCTATGTAAGGTAACACtgataatttaattattgaagTAAGTCTATAAAACTTATgtgtacttttaaaaaaaattatagttcgttaaggaaaaaaaaacacacacatatatatatatatatatatatataatttttaatgtttaatcaTGAcactataaaataattttacactATCATTCAACTATAAGTTATTATTGATATGATTTTTAAAGCAATGATTGtaagaatgaataaatttattgGGTATAATGATCCGTAATTGAATGATAATTTGACATGATTTTTCACTTAAAAACATATAAGACGTTTTATATTTATtggtaatattttattacatattcATGCATGAGTATTTTTCAATCTATCGAGTAAAAAACGAAGTCTCTTTCACATTATTTTAGCTATATTGACTGACAAACTACCAATCTTGAACACAATcttttttgttaaataaaacATCTCCAAAGTCATACATGCATTTGCTCCTCAATCTAAATCATGGccctttttgattctcatcattaaaaggagaaagacatttcaattttattctccCAGAAATATTCTTAGGTGATGGTGGTCACCAACCAAGAATATTTTCCACTTTATGGATGTTTTAATAATTAGAGTATTACTCTAAgcattaattttttagaaatgaAGTTAACAATTGAATAGACAGATCCCTGAGATCATGATTCAGCAAATTATTATTAGACAGTGGAAGTCAACATTAGTTAAAGCACATAGTTAAAGATTTAAACTTAACtcattcttttaataaaaaaaatgatcatAGAGATTGGTTGTTATTAAATGGTTCAACAAAACTACTTACTATTTAAGATTGTTTGTAATTTAAACATGTTATATCTAATGTTCAACAAATATTCccacaaaataattatataaaaattatgctAATGTGATTGAGAATATATCTAATGTTCTTTCCAAGGGAGTTGAGTTATTTAGAGGCACTACTAACCAAAGTGAAAATTGCCAAACAGCTTAGTGTCACAGTAGCAAATGACTTAGATAAATTCAATCTACCATAATTCTGACTTACCCGTGTTTGCTTCTATGCTTCTATGGATGTACTGTTCAAGAGGAAGGATGTGAGTGGATATTCATGGTTTGAATCAAGGAATGTGCAGGGAAGTGAAGGAGAGGATATACATGTGAATAGTAAATATCCTCTCccctcaaaatgaagagatgtagaggGAAAGTTCAgcattttttatctctaaatttaccctcatttgaatgtattagtattttaaaaaatttattgtacaatgtttaatatatatatatatatatatataatgaagaaacaaatcataataaattttaaggaagttttaagtttatttattattttataaaatattataaatcagtgtaaaaaaaaatatagttaaacaaaatcttccatttatatattagtgaTTAGGGTAGATCAGATGATACCTATTTTTCAAGTTCTAAtcagatattttattaaatatggttgaatttaattttttttaaagaaaagaatatactatatctaattaaaattgaaaatattacctGGATTGGATCATGGTCATCACCAAAAAATTATACTaaacattttcattttattttatactaaatatttaatttatttaatacaaaaaaatcactaaaaacAATCCatcacttaaaataattttattctaacttaattattcattagaaactgaaaatataattagtatattaaaatatgtatttatgtattatgttatatttttgttactgttgcattttttaaattgctttattgtgaaattttttaatattaaaaaatagtaatttattttatttatataaaatgtaatttattttttaatttcatagtatatgtttaatatttaaaaagattatttaaaattctgtttttatttttatttttgttatgtttatattaaaatatttttatatatagttattatgtttatgagttataatttattttattataattttttatgaaatttttttctattgttaattacgttttatttttgttgttgtagtattttttatttttcatttctagagagtttttaatattaaaaaataatatttttttttatttatataagatttgatttatttttcaattttattatttaaagttctgtttttatttaatttgttgaatacatattttttttaattataatttttatattatacatatttacatttaatatatttttttttaattataatttttaaatctacaaaatatgtgaaagtttttcatttttaaacaaaaacaactcattttattattaattttttaataggcAAGGGTTAATCTGTAAAGTAACATTTCACAcctttaaaagaaattaaaattccCTCATAaccatcacatcattcacaaactctcataaattttcctcacacatccatcCTAAtataccccaatccaaacactttcactttcttcacactttccttACACATCTActctctcaaatcctcacacatcccctccctaatccaaacagaGCCTTAAGGTGCAATTTTCTCCTTATAGACTGTGGAGTTGAGAAAACCATAAACAAGAATTGCGTTTATAAAAAGACACCTTTAAAAAATGCATTTAACTTGATTGGAATATTTGATGATTGATACCAAATGTACCTGCTAAAAAAGCTCATTAAGGAGTAAAACCCACCTCAATGTCTTGATTTAAGCATAACTACACAATGGGTATAAAAAACCACCTATAACAAAAACATATAAAGAAAAATGTCTTTTAACTAGATTTCCATGCATCACTAATTACAGGCTTTTCCTCTGACCAACCAAGTTTCATGAGATATGGATATAGCCGGACCCCAAAAGGGATGATAGCAGCAACCAGACAAGATCTGTAACCTATCTCAGGTCACAATCATATGATCGAACCCTCCTCCAGCTTGTAGTGCAGGAACTCGATTCACTCCAACATTGTGAAGCAATTGTTGTAGCCACCTCCTAGTTGTGGGGTCTTCCTGAAGAAACAAAACCGTGACAGATAATGTAAGCAAACAAAGCGTGTATTTTGGTACAGGAGAAAACTTAAATGCAATTATTTAGGTACTTCTAGTGCTATTTTCAAATAAGAATCGGTTTCATTTCCATAGTCCCAATAATAAATTTACATTAAAGATTAACATAGGTTCCTTGGTCAAATGGTGTcgtttttcaattaaaattggAATCTCACCTTCATAATCCGCATCATAAATGTTTACGTTAAAGGTCAACATAAATTCCTAAGGTTAGACTCTAATTTTAACTAAAAGAACAACACCAAAAACACTTTAAAGAAAGTGTGTCTACATTGAGCTATATAGAATTAACTTTTCTAGTCATTTCACTAGAATCCTTCAACTTATGATTTCTGTAATCCAGTCATTCACTCTATTCATTAAATCAAATATGTATATCACAGGAACTATAAGTACTTACACGAAGGCAACTGCTGAACGTAGCATCTCTTAACATGTCTGGTAGACAGCTTCTTAATGCATCACAAGCTCTGTTTTAACCAGAGCAAAGTTTAATTAGAGACATCCGActtgaaaagaaaaacagccgACAAGAGGCAATTTACTTTGAAGAGATGAAGAAGGAACAACTAAGTAGTTGCAAATTAGTAACTAACCTTGGATTATCTGACAGGCGAAGATAGCACCTAATGATATGCTTCAGTAATCGAGAGGAGGGTTGCTCAGCAAGAGCTGCCACCATGTTCCCCAAAACTCTACCTACCGCAAAAAAGCGCTCAGCTGTAGTACAAATGTAGTCCAAGCCAACATCGTCCAAAAGAATTTTTTGAACAATAAATGTTGCAACCTGGGGTGGTAGAGGTTTCATTAGACAACCATGATCcattttactattatttatgtatatatagaCGATAGAGAGAGTGGCAACTTATGATGACCAAGTGGCTTAATGTCTACAGAACAAAGGAGATCGAGAGTTTACATCTTTGGCATTAATAACACAAAATCGTGAATCTATGTCAAATATCTGGCTTTAAGATCAAAAATAGTATTCAAACTCATATATTACGAATGCCAGTGCTCAAATTACATCATATAAAATTAAACACTGACAGGAAAAATTCAAAGCCCTGTGACATAGCTATAAGCTTAAATTGAGACCAGCTGCTCTCTAAAGGAAAAACAGGTGTCAGAGATCAAAGTAATCTCCTCAATTAAAGGTTCCTGTGTCAATTTATCTTATGCTATCTCAGTAATAAACATGTGAATGCATAACAGATAAATCATAAATGGGTTGTATTAGAACGAGCAAGATAGGGTCACATAAATACACACATGCTcaccaaaaaaaaaagtgtagatACACATGTTGATGAAACAGACCAGAAAAAAGTGCTCAAAGAAATATGAAGGAAACAGAAACTAAATCCAATTTACCAGACAAATAATGTGATGACATACGTTTACCAAAGACTAAAAGTATAGAATCAGTAAACTCAACTGTTTTGGATAGCTCACTGCCCATTTCCATGGTGCGCAAGCACAGAGGAATTATTTCTGTTGAAAGAAGGAAACTTATAACTTCTGTATCATCAACCTGATCGATAAAAATCAGccagaaaaaaaattgtcacaATTGACAAAACCAcaacattttaaatataaattataataataaaatacatcAATGATGTAACATGACTGGGACTAAACTTTGTTTCTTGATAGTAGTGAATAACCATGCTAACAAATTGGATTTGGGATTTGTGTCAAGAATGTGGTGATAATTTCTTTCTAAAAATTTGCCATATAATCATCAATCATGTATATTGTCATATCATATTTTTCTAGTAGATATTTTGCACCCAACAGAATGGGCAAGGAAGAAATACCTTCACCAACGCACCAATGACACCAAGACTGGTAAGCCTCAAGTACTCAAATGGTCTTGACTTGCTTGTTGTATTAAGGAAGGGGTACAGATATAAAGGTATATGAGCTGCAGTGGAGAAAAAAGCAAGTGCAACAACTCATTGTATGAAACATCAAACACTTCATGTACTATTCTTTAACAAGCAAAAATTGTAATGGATATTGTGAAGTAAAAAGTTCTCATTCTTATTCAATACAAAAAAGGTAATATAAAACTAAATGCTTCTCGCCAAACAGGTTTAGTTAGAAGTGTATAGATATTGGAAGTACAAAATCTAACACAAGTAGGTAAAAGTTATGCAGCTAAACAGGGAAGTCAGGAATGACCTACAGATAGTGGGAGAAAGGAACTTGATTTTTAAGCAACACAGGAAGTCCTAAGATGAGAAAGACTTTCAGTCATAGAAGCTATATATTGGATGGAAGATTTTCAGTAGATCATCTTAAAAAATCATTCAGGATAAGATATCCTCCAACCCATGTtacaaatcaattaaaaacaaaacagactAAACCAAAGCAATCAGCAATTCAAACATTATATTACAGTGAACAATTTCAAGAAGAAGGAATTAAATTTACAAAAGAGGATGTATGCATCTGTTTATGcagtaaaaaaatatcataagcAGAATCAAATTAAAAGCTAATATTGACAAATAATGTAAacccaaaacaaaattattgacAATTCAATCAACTCCCTAAATCAAAAGTCCATATCCCATATTTGAGATATAGCTCATGAACTTGACTTGTATTATGTCCCAAAAATGCTCATCTGGACATTCTAGTTTCCAGTGCTTCCCAATTCATTATATTATCCAGATGGCATCAACCAAATCAAAAAAAGCTGACAGCATCTTCTAAAGCACTAGTGTATATAGAAAAAATATCGACATTATCAGAGTGTGTAACAAAAAGGTGATCAGTAGAAAATCAGACAGAAGTTCAAAGTCCTTCAGATGAATGAGGAAAGTGACTATACCATTGAGGAATAGCATCCTTGTATCCGGGTGAGATGCTACAcactgaaaaaataaattacaaggGAAAAGAACTCAGCAGAATTagtgttttgtttattttgttcatAACATACTTTGAAAGGAGAGAAgtgaaaagataaaagaaaaagtatGATATTTATGATAATCTCATTTTCTAAGCAACTGGTTTTCAGAATTAAGAAGCTTAAAAAACAgtagtaaaaaatgttttctcttttctcctgtaaagaaacaaaataaCCTGGCTAGCATAATGTATTCTGTTGTAGTCATTTTGAGATTagtcaataatataaatttaatggAAAATGCATGCTGAAATTTGATACTTAGTTTGGGAGTATTTTGGAGTGTGTTTTGTttgtatatatttgtgtgtataCATTGACCAAGGCTGACTAACCAGTCAGATTCATCTGGCATGAAGATATAATTAGCTGGCTTGGTTCACACTTCATTGATGTAACCGACTTAGTGTGCTAGTGCCAAGAACCAGAATGTGGTTAAAAGGGTATTCTATGCTTTATATATAGGTTATAGGTTATGCCTCCTTGACATTTTGCAACAACAACCAAGCTAATTCCAACTATATGGATGAAAGGATTCCATATTGTTGTATTGTTAATCACATCCATAGACAAACCAATGACTTCCAAAGCctttttaattgttttgcttATTATATTTCTGTTTCCCTATACCTCATCGATAGGGTTACCTTCCATCTGCTTTACTCTTCTTAGTAAGGCTTTTACAAGTCATCTCCACACATGCACAAACTACTTAAAGCAAGGTTCTAACATTTCTTCTACTACAGGTACTATCCAAACTTTCTCTGTAGTAAATTCATTCCTAATCCCAAATGTATGGTAATTGGCATCATCTATGTCCCTCGAcaattttttgaataatttattaaaatacttAAAAGTCCAAAACTGCAAGAATACGGTAGTCATGTAATGAAGTTATTCACTAAAACAAAATGAACGTCACAGTAAAATACAGAACACAACTTGATAGAACAAAGTCATCTGACCTGAAGAAGAGCAAGAGCATTACACACTCGATTTGATTGTGCAGGAGTAAGATTTGGTGGTGAAAGAACAGGATAAATTGATACTATTTCctgaaacaaaacaaaaaaatcaaatccTTGTAAGTGGAGGAAAATTGTGAGGAAACTTGCTACTGGAAAACAATGAACAAAAAAGCAATGTTTAAGGAATGAAATGAGACACAATTTTTTTCAAGGACACAGATgcaataaaatatgaaatcaaaataaatctggagaaaaaagaatgagaaaaattaaatctaCAATGCACATGGCTGCAGAGACTATAAAATACAACATCTGAATTAAATGAGCAATAACTAATAGTACGTTTAGTTTGGTTAAGGGGAACTGAAAGAAAGgggaaaaatattttagatttaacCTCCTTTTGGTTCATAAAGTTGGAAGGGAGGGATGATAAAGGGGCTGAAATCCTTTCCTTCCTATTTATGACTCAAATTCAACATTGGCAAGATTTGAAACAAAGggaaaacaatttttattatttggacTATGCAACTAAGCTTCCTGGAGATTTTATTTTCCCTACCATCTCTTCTATTACTATTGAGAACAGTATAATGGTAAATTCTTCATATGTTTCCTCCCTTCTCTTGAACCAAGCCATACAAGGAAACTTCTCCCTCCTTAAGGCTGAAAAAGTGCAGTTTGCAGAGTATGCTAAGTATAAAAACTTATTAATTACCAAAAGAATGATTGGCTTACCTATTAAGACCAATTTATAAAGTTAACAGTTTTAAACAAGTTTTGAGTTATATCACACCATCACAATTTACTTCTATCACCCATCACCACCCATcagcttttataaaaataaaaatttggttTTGCAAAGGAAAAAAATTCTAAGCAACATCAACTTATCAAAAGATATAGCAGATCAGACTAAATAGAAAGGCAATAAAAGCACAAGGATAAAACAGAAATGTAAAAATGCTCAAAATTTTACAAACTACATAAAAGTTCACAAGAATGATTAAAGCAAAGTATGGTAAACGATACAGGAAAGGAATATGCTACTCAAGTCAGATAACGTACCTGCAAAAGTGCAGCAATAGTACCAAAAGAATTCCATAACAAAGGAGCAAGATCTTGAAATAGCTCCCTCTTCTAAAATGagaaaacaagaaagaaaaacattgaTCAGATACCTCTATGAGTGCATCAGCAATACCAAAAGTTTCTCTCTAAAAATGGTATGCTACTAAATAATTATACTGATTTACACAATAAGAACAACCACCAAGCCTTTTCCTACTAGGCAGGGTTTGCTAATCACATGATGTCATAATGTTATATTGTAAATCATGTCTTAGATTAGTTACACACACGTTATATTTAAAACTTCTAATATTATTTATCAGAACTTACACATTTTAATAAAGTACAAAGGATTTATAGTTGAAATctggaaaaaaagaaaaactgaaCACAATAGGGTCATTAAAcgcaaaaaaataatatcttattGAACCACTTAGACCCTTCTTTACAATCATGTTAGTCATCATTTTTGGGGAAGGTCGTCAATGTTGCAGCGCATGCAGCTGTTTTTATGGTAAGAGATTATGACCAGACTATTTGATACAACTATCTATTCACAGTTTTGGTCCATCATATTCATGCATTTACAATTCATGTAAATGATATTGATACTCTTAAAGGGTGTTCTATTTTTTCGTAGTTCACGATTAGGTACATATATGACTTATCTATATAAATTATGACAAAATAAGGCTTTACAAAACTGGTTTCTAAGGCATATACTATAATTTCATCATATTTTTAGTCAATGTGGAGTTACACCCCCTCGCGTTGAGGATAAACATTCTAAGCGTGAGACTAGATATTTGTGGGTGGAATTTGACCATATCTCTAATAAATGAGAGAGGATGGTACATTAGAGCACCAAACCACAAAAGTGGGATAGTTATTCtaataatttgtatatattaatattaataattaatgttttttaacatatatatatatatagtttgtaTTATATACTATTGTTTAATTATatctatattatttttacttatatatatatatatatatatatttcttattattatattatttaaaaatttaccaTTGTTTAACAGCATAAATTATTGGATTTTGTTTCTGatacctaaaatattttctttaattttctggtCCCTAACCAtttttttactttcattttGGTCCCAAAAGCAAGTTAgataatgtttttgaaaaataaagtgCTGTAGATAACACTTCAGAGacaaaagaaaaccaaaatgattattaagaatgaaagagtttaaaataatttaccaGCGACCATATTCAACTCTTATCTACCTGATTATATTATGTCatgttttatttagtttttattattattagttaacttttatattttaatattctttttaatttcttaaatcaTAGATTATGGTTTatttactttatattataatataaagaagaattcACCAATAACAAGTTTAAATCCACCCATGTAAATATGGCACAGGAATGTTGAACTCAAATTGGCACAACTTGAGGTTGAGGCCCAATAG
Proteins encoded in this region:
- the LOC137831254 gene encoding uncharacterized protein — encoded protein: MSNLPQSLSMGAAFGGGGPQSSSSGAGSQGSGAGKDRKMASAEQLVLELSNPELRENALLELSKKRELFQDLAPLLWNSFGTIAALLQEIVSIYPVLSPPNLTPAQSNRVCNALALLQCVASHPDTRMLFLNAHIPLYLYPFLNTTSKSRPFEYLRLTSLGVIGALVKVDDTEVISFLLSTEIIPLCLRTMEMGSELSKTVATFIVQKILLDDVGLDYICTTAERFFAVGRVLGNMVAALAEQPSSRLLKHIIRCYLRLSDNPRACDALRSCLPDMLRDATFSSCLREDPTTRRWLQQLLHNVGVNRVPALQAGGGFDHMIVT